The Spirosoma foliorum genome has a window encoding:
- a CDS encoding TetR/AcrR family transcriptional regulator has product MAHAKVEHDVVIDKLMEVFRSSGYDGSSMATLAEATQLKKASLYHRFPRGKEEMAHAVLSYVADWTQNRIVDVLFSTNTPKERLEVAFKAIDELYDGGRLDCILRALSHGSEANVFQQEIAAIFQLWIDAFTHLALDFGHNQTESDRLAKLVITKIQGTLILARALQQPSLFQEALDELKTSFIS; this is encoded by the coding sequence GTGGCACACGCAAAAGTTGAACACGATGTCGTTATCGACAAACTAATGGAAGTCTTCCGATCATCTGGCTACGACGGTTCAAGCATGGCTACACTAGCGGAAGCGACGCAATTAAAAAAGGCAAGTTTGTACCACAGGTTCCCTCGGGGCAAAGAGGAAATGGCCCATGCTGTGCTGAGCTATGTTGCCGACTGGACACAGAACAGAATTGTCGATGTGCTTTTTTCAACCAACACGCCAAAAGAACGTTTAGAAGTGGCATTTAAAGCCATAGACGAATTGTATGATGGTGGTCGACTTGACTGTATTCTTAGGGCGTTGTCACACGGATCGGAGGCTAATGTTTTCCAGCAAGAAATTGCCGCGATTTTCCAGCTGTGGATCGATGCTTTCACTCATTTAGCGCTCGATTTCGGCCACAATCAAACCGAATCAGACCGGCTGGCAAAACTGGTGATCACTAAAATTCAGGGTACGCTTATTCTGGCCAGGGCCCTTCAGCAGCCTTCGCTGTTTCAAGAAGCGCTGGATGAATTGAAAACTTCATTTATCAGCTAG
- a CDS encoding NADPH-dependent F420 reductase, with product MPLLNSLVNMNIGIIGAGRMGTTLARKLQAHGHQVRLANSRGPESLQDFVRETGVTAVTVAEAMQGSDVIMLTIPFGQVLTIKDAFRQVPQATIVVETMNYLPARDGVIDAIEQGLPHSAWVAQIISHPVIKAFNTIGSYSLMAEGRPAGTSGRIALSVSGEDAAAKQTIIELVNQTGFDGYDAGPLADSWRQQPGTPAYCTNLTLAEAPSARAGAIREDAQANYDFLIQKVMAQGKEYIHSLVSGNFPDNFVDHSVDIFRAYHGLPPRSRQ from the coding sequence TTGCCATTACTTAACTCGCTCGTAAACATGAACATTGGAATTATCGGGGCCGGCAGAATGGGCACTACCCTGGCCCGTAAACTACAGGCCCACGGGCACCAGGTGCGCCTGGCCAATTCGCGCGGCCCTGAGTCGCTGCAAGACTTCGTTCGGGAAACTGGCGTCACGGCCGTGACCGTAGCCGAGGCCATGCAGGGGAGCGACGTGATTATGCTCACGATCCCGTTTGGCCAAGTTTTGACCATTAAAGACGCTTTTCGGCAGGTGCCCCAAGCGACCATCGTGGTGGAAACGATGAACTACCTTCCAGCTCGAGATGGCGTGATTGACGCCATTGAGCAGGGTCTGCCTCATAGTGCTTGGGTGGCGCAAATCATTAGTCACCCGGTTATTAAGGCTTTTAACACAATTGGCTCCTATAGCCTGATGGCTGAGGGTAGGCCCGCTGGGACGTCCGGCCGTATTGCCCTGAGCGTCTCGGGTGAAGACGCAGCGGCCAAACAAACAATTATTGAGCTCGTTAACCAAACGGGTTTTGATGGGTACGACGCTGGCCCCCTCGCCGATTCGTGGCGACAGCAGCCGGGTACGCCAGCTTACTGCACCAATCTGACGCTGGCTGAGGCTCCATCCGCCCGAGCTGGGGCTATACGAGAAGACGCGCAGGCTAACTATGACTTTCTGATACAAAAAGTCATGGCCCAAGGCAAGGAGTATATACACAGCTTAGTGAGCGGCAACTTCCCGGACAACTTTGTGGACCACAGTGTAGACATTTTCCGGGCGTACCATGGCTTGCCCCCACGGTCCCGGCAGTAG
- a CDS encoding nucleoside deaminase, which translates to MNEHLRFIERCRQLAKEASETGNTPVGSVIVRDGVIIGEGREATRPANDITRHAEVEAIRDALAHLGSSKLTGCLLYTTHEPCILCSYAIRHYQLGWVGFETKVPTVGGFSSGWPILTATDISIWCHPPIVEVLV; encoded by the coding sequence ATGAATGAGCACTTGCGATTTATAGAACGTTGCCGTCAGTTGGCTAAAGAAGCGTCTGAAACCGGTAATACGCCCGTAGGTTCAGTCATTGTTCGGGATGGTGTCATTATTGGCGAAGGGCGCGAGGCCACCCGACCAGCCAATGATATTACCAGACACGCCGAAGTGGAAGCCATTCGAGATGCCCTTGCCCATTTGGGCTCGTCAAAATTAACTGGTTGTTTGCTATATACTACCCACGAACCCTGTATTCTTTGTTCGTACGCCATCCGACACTATCAATTAGGATGGGTTGGTTTCGAGACTAAAGTACCGACAGTTGGTGGCTTCAGCTCTGGCTGGCCGATTCTCACTGCCACCGATATTTCAATCTGGTGTCATCCGCCCATTGTGGAGGTTCTTGTCTAA
- a CDS encoding DsrE family protein — MTNPAKTALIILSDPNSGSDDANGKLFNALAAAYDFKQANQEVTILFQGAGTRWPALLEQSDNPFYGLFAAVKDKVQGVSSGCATVFGAVPTGYDLITTNAVPGTSGLPSFVELQREGYQIITF; from the coding sequence ATGACGAATCCTGCAAAAACAGCCCTTATTATTCTTTCAGACCCCAATTCAGGCTCGGATGACGCAAATGGCAAACTATTCAACGCCCTGGCAGCAGCTTACGACTTTAAGCAAGCCAATCAGGAAGTAACTATTCTATTCCAGGGAGCTGGAACGCGCTGGCCAGCTCTGCTGGAACAATCTGATAATCCGTTTTATGGCTTATTTGCCGCTGTAAAGGATAAGGTACAGGGAGTTTCCAGTGGTTGTGCCACTGTTTTTGGCGCTGTTCCCACGGGCTATGATTTGATCACCACCAACGCAGTGCCGGGCACATCAGGACTTCCCAGCTTTGTTGAACTGCAACGGGAAGGGTATCAAATCATCACATTCTAG
- a CDS encoding IS630 family transposase, with protein MIPPKQSADFVYYMEQVLAVYERPYDERFPVVCVDESPKQLIEIKQYRSADGTRIQDSEYIRRGVGEIYMAFEPLAGQRFVEVKDDHKAITWVGVLANLLDGPYTDCVKMTVVGDNLSAHKPSAFYTVFGAEKAKAYLDRLEFVYTPKHGSWLDMAEIELSILQRDCLNRHIATKELLVAEITAWQANRNAKQAKANWQFTTKDARVKLHKLYPTV; from the coding sequence GTGATTCCGCCCAAGCAAAGTGCCGATTTTGTGTACTATATGGAACAGGTTTTAGCTGTTTATGAGCGACCTTATGATGAGCGGTTTCCCGTTGTTTGTGTGGACGAATCACCCAAACAACTAATCGAAATCAAGCAATATCGTTCCGCCGACGGCACACGCATCCAAGATTCCGAATACATCCGGCGGGGCGTAGGCGAGATTTATATGGCCTTTGAACCCTTGGCAGGGCAACGGTTTGTCGAAGTCAAAGACGATCACAAGGCCATTACGTGGGTGGGTGTGCTAGCCAATTTATTGGACGGCCCTTATACAGACTGTGTAAAAATGACGGTGGTTGGAGATAATCTGAGTGCCCATAAACCCAGTGCATTTTATACAGTTTTTGGGGCCGAGAAAGCCAAAGCGTATCTGGATCGATTGGAGTTTGTCTATACCCCCAAGCATGGCAGTTGGCTTGACATGGCTGAGATTGAGTTGTCCATCTTACAGCGTGATTGCCTGAATCGGCACATTGCGACCAAAGAGTTGCTGGTAGCAGAAATTACCGCCTGGCAAGCAAACAGAAATGCCAAACAAGCGAAGGCGAACTGGCAGTTTACCACCAAAGATGCCCGAGTAAAATTACATAAGCTATACCCGACAGTTTAA
- a CDS encoding 2Fe-2S iron-sulfur cluster-binding protein, which translates to MFTPVQVIDKVRESQTIYSFYLKSLDEKPLAPYRPGQHVLVRLSLPGQVNPVLRSYILSTAPGQPHYRITVKREGNHTSPGIASAFLHDQVFPGDTLWISEPQGAFVLPTASRRPVVLVSAGVGITPMLSMLETIAQEPNPRSVWFFHGSRNNEVQPMSKLVRALACEHSHIQVFIHHSQPFEHEIIGEDYDTRGRIDLDFLKRHLPTADADFYLCGPGSFVNVLTEGLKLWGGTDAQLAYEYFGTDQSTAVPDQEINRIPSANVPNSLIRRVSLVRSNQSFVWNDTDGSILDLLESQNIFPPSSCRQGTCMSCSTSLLSGTIRYSPEPFAEPFEGEILICCAQPQTDIELDL; encoded by the coding sequence ATGTTCACTCCCGTTCAAGTGATTGATAAAGTCAGGGAAAGCCAAACTATTTATTCCTTCTATCTGAAATCACTAGATGAAAAACCACTTGCTCCCTACCGACCGGGCCAACACGTACTGGTTCGACTATCGCTGCCCGGACAGGTGAATCCCGTCCTGCGTTCCTATATCTTATCGACTGCCCCCGGACAACCGCACTATCGCATTACCGTCAAGCGAGAAGGCAACCATACTTCACCAGGAATAGCTTCTGCCTTCTTACATGACCAAGTTTTTCCTGGCGATACGTTATGGATCAGCGAACCGCAGGGCGCATTTGTATTACCAACGGCATCACGACGACCTGTCGTTTTAGTAAGTGCGGGTGTGGGTATTACGCCCATGCTCAGCATGCTGGAAACCATTGCTCAGGAGCCTAACCCACGCTCTGTTTGGTTTTTTCATGGGAGCCGAAATAATGAGGTGCAACCAATGAGCAAGTTGGTTCGGGCGTTGGCTTGCGAGCATTCGCACATCCAGGTCTTCATCCATCACAGCCAGCCTTTCGAACATGAGATCATCGGGGAGGACTACGATACCAGGGGGCGGATCGATCTGGATTTTCTAAAACGTCATTTACCCACGGCTGACGCTGATTTTTACCTTTGTGGGCCAGGTTCCTTTGTTAATGTTTTAACGGAGGGACTAAAATTGTGGGGGGGTACCGATGCGCAATTGGCTTACGAATACTTTGGCACAGATCAATCAACGGCTGTACCCGATCAGGAAATCAACCGTATCCCTTCGGCAAATGTGCCGAACTCATTGATACGCCGGGTATCCTTAGTACGTTCCAACCAATCGTTTGTGTGGAATGATACCGACGGGAGTATATTAGACCTACTAGAGAGCCAGAATATCTTTCCACCCAGCAGTTGCCGACAGGGAACTTGCATGAGTTGCAGCACCAGTTTATTATCAGGAACGATACGTTATTCGCCAGAGCCGTTTGCGGAGCCCTTTGAGGGCGAAATTCTGATTTGTTGCGCCCAGCCCCAAACTGATATCGAATTAGATCTTTAA
- a CDS encoding winged helix-turn-helix transcriptional regulator has product MKTNACSFNKNPHPSPSASLKAIADTIYVIGGKWRLQIIVAVSERPRRFNELQRLLTGISARVLSNELKELELIGFIVRRVDAQTTPVLINYTLADYSFSLHEVVQAMIRWGLSHQELVKHSKP; this is encoded by the coding sequence ATGAAAACTAACGCCTGTTCGTTCAATAAGAACCCTCACCCTTCGCCTAGCGCATCGCTAAAGGCAATCGCCGACACGATTTACGTGATCGGCGGCAAGTGGCGACTCCAGATCATCGTTGCGGTATCGGAGCGTCCAAGGCGCTTCAATGAGTTGCAACGATTGTTGACGGGTATTTCCGCTCGTGTACTGTCGAATGAATTAAAGGAATTGGAGCTGATTGGGTTTATTGTCCGCCGTGTTGACGCTCAAACGACCCCTGTGCTTATAAACTATACGTTGGCCGACTACAGCTTCTCTTTACATGAAGTTGTTCAAGCGATGATTCGTTGGGGGTTGAGCCACCAGGAACTCGTGAAACACAGCAAGCCATAA
- a CDS encoding SDR family NAD(P)-dependent oxidoreductase: protein MDVTLITGASDGIGKALATQLAERKHNLLLVARSADKLDRLCTQLTKTYGIQAHYIPADLSKPDAAGQVYEECQKKKADNYAVGQQCRHWLQW from the coding sequence ATGGACGTAACCCTAATAACCGGAGCTTCAGACGGTATCGGTAAAGCCCTGGCTACCCAACTGGCCGAACGAAAACATAATTTGTTGCTGGTAGCCCGTAGTGCCGACAAACTCGACAGGCTTTGTACTCAACTCACTAAAACATACGGCATCCAGGCGCACTATATTCCAGCAGACCTGAGTAAGCCAGATGCCGCCGGGCAGGTTTATGAAGAATGTCAGAAAAAAAAAGCTGACAATTACGCTGTTGGTCAACAATGCAGGCATTGGCTCCAGTGGTGA
- a CDS encoding pyridoxamine 5'-phosphate oxidase family protein, producing the protein MDTTPFHSGERQIQARAGEAHIATRNGRLIANRIPSGALKFVDKQPFVVAASLDDQQAIWVSMLAGQPGFLKAESPEVVQLSTDYLLSAPDDRFWTNVAQHPVAGLLFIELSSRKRLKVNGTVSVASNEVGLTVRVQEAFPLCPRYIQRREVAITAIDQPTNQATLTGSQLTPELNAWIAETDTFFVGSAHDDDHLDVGHRGGKPGFVQILDNQTLQIPDYNGNSMFNSLGNFSINPRAGLLFVNFETGESLQITGHADVQFTEPSPEDPTGGTGRYWQIHIHSWLRQSSLSGLSWTFLEYSPFNVK; encoded by the coding sequence ATGGACACAACCCCATTTCATTCTGGCGAACGGCAAATACAGGCCCGTGCGGGCGAAGCGCATATAGCTACTCGAAACGGCAGGCTTATTGCCAACCGGATACCTTCTGGAGCGCTAAAATTCGTTGATAAACAACCCTTTGTGGTGGCAGCAAGCCTCGATGATCAGCAGGCTATTTGGGTATCAATGCTGGCCGGTCAACCGGGCTTTCTGAAGGCTGAAAGCCCAGAAGTTGTTCAGCTTAGCACCGACTATTTACTATCAGCTCCAGATGATCGTTTCTGGACAAACGTGGCTCAGCATCCAGTGGCAGGCCTACTTTTCATCGAGCTTAGTTCACGGAAGCGCTTGAAAGTAAACGGTACGGTGTCAGTTGCCTCGAATGAAGTCGGTTTAACTGTACGCGTACAGGAAGCCTTTCCACTTTGCCCCCGCTATATCCAACGACGGGAAGTGGCCATAACTGCTATCGATCAGCCGACTAATCAGGCCACTCTAACAGGTTCCCAACTAACTCCTGAACTGAACGCTTGGATTGCTGAGACTGACACCTTCTTTGTGGGTAGCGCACATGACGACGACCACCTGGATGTAGGTCACCGGGGAGGAAAACCTGGTTTTGTCCAGATCCTTGATAATCAAACTCTGCAAATCCCGGATTACAATGGTAACAGCATGTTCAATTCATTAGGAAACTTTTCGATCAATCCCCGAGCAGGTCTCCTGTTTGTCAACTTTGAAACGGGCGAAAGCCTACAAATCACTGGGCATGCTGATGTTCAATTTACCGAGCCATCCCCCGAAGACCCTACCGGCGGAACCGGTCGTTATTGGCAAATTCACATCCATAGCTGGCTTCGCCAATCGAGCTTATCGGGATTAAGCTGGACCTTTTTAGAATATTCACCGTTTAACGTTAAGTAA
- a CDS encoding helix-turn-helix domain-containing protein — MQKDNLTTLRIETIAQSHKALGLVKPKHPLFSILRFEDMPRVNNDARVRLIFDFFHIVLKKDCPGKLQYGQTPYDFDEGVMSFFAPRQVSILEPGDVLAKSGWLLMIHPDFFRTFPVGKKIKDYAFFDYAVNEALILSEDEEQSIDSLFQHIEKEYHLPIDTYSQDVVLSTVDLLLTYCNRYYNRQFITRKPKHSELLNRVDHVLNESVRNAAEQGLPTVNVLASQMNLSANYLSDCLKHLTGQTAQQYIHEKLIEYAKDILVTTELSVSEIAYQLGFGYPQSFSKLFKSKTNQSPLAFRASFN, encoded by the coding sequence ATGCAAAAAGATAACCTGACAACCCTCCGGATAGAAACCATCGCCCAAAGCCATAAAGCCCTGGGCTTGGTCAAACCAAAGCATCCGTTGTTCAGCATTCTGCGGTTCGAGGATATGCCTAGAGTAAACAATGATGCGCGGGTGCGATTGATTTTTGATTTTTTCCATATTGTTCTAAAAAAAGATTGTCCCGGCAAACTTCAGTATGGGCAAACTCCATACGATTTTGACGAAGGCGTCATGTCTTTTTTTGCCCCCAGGCAGGTCAGTATTCTGGAACCAGGCGACGTATTGGCCAAATCCGGCTGGTTACTGATGATTCACCCTGATTTTTTCAGAACGTTTCCGGTAGGCAAAAAAATAAAGGACTATGCCTTTTTTGACTACGCGGTTAATGAAGCCCTGATTCTGTCGGAAGACGAGGAACAATCGATTGATAGCCTCTTTCAGCATATTGAAAAAGAGTACCATTTGCCTATCGATACGTATAGTCAGGATGTGGTCTTGTCGACTGTGGATTTGTTGCTCACCTACTGCAATCGGTATTACAACCGGCAATTTATTACCCGCAAACCCAAACACAGCGAGTTGCTGAACCGGGTTGACCATGTGCTGAATGAGTCGGTGCGAAACGCAGCCGAGCAGGGTCTACCCACCGTTAATGTCCTGGCCTCGCAGATGAACCTGTCGGCAAACTACCTGAGCGATTGTCTGAAGCACCTGACTGGACAAACGGCCCAGCAGTACATTCACGAAAAACTGATCGAGTACGCTAAAGATATCCTGGTCACCACCGAATTGTCTGTCAGTGAAATAGCTTACCAATTGGGGTTTGGTTACCCGCAGTCTTTCAGCAAACTGTTCAAGAGCAAGACCAATCAATCGCCCCTGGCGTTCAGAGCCTCCTTCAACTGA
- a CDS encoding SDR family NAD(P)-dependent oxidoreductase yields the protein MKNVRKKKLTITLLVNNAGIGSSGEFVKNDLQAELAMLHLNNASLVALCHLFLPQMIAAKMGGIINVASLAAFFPSPYMAVYAASKVFVRSFSEALTQECKPYGIRVLLFSPGFTSTNFMNTPANDNAWGKALTDGAYTQTAEQVATEMIQAWEKNETFHVSGRLNAWGVRLGALIPNATIARLFASRKRKQMNR from the coding sequence ATGAAGAATGTCAGAAAAAAAAAGCTGACAATTACGCTGTTGGTCAACAATGCAGGCATTGGCTCCAGTGGTGAGTTTGTGAAAAATGATTTGCAAGCTGAGTTGGCCATGCTGCACCTGAACAATGCTTCGTTGGTGGCGCTGTGTCACCTGTTTCTGCCCCAGATGATCGCGGCCAAAATGGGCGGTATCATCAACGTAGCCTCGCTAGCTGCATTTTTTCCAAGCCCGTATATGGCGGTTTATGCAGCTTCCAAAGTATTTGTCCGCTCGTTTTCGGAAGCCCTTACCCAAGAGTGCAAACCCTACGGCATTCGGGTACTTTTGTTTAGTCCCGGTTTCACCAGCACCAATTTTATGAATACGCCCGCCAACGATAATGCCTGGGGTAAAGCCCTGACCGATGGGGCTTATACCCAGACGGCCGAACAGGTTGCCACTGAGATGATACAAGCCTGGGAAAAGAACGAAACTTTTCACGTATCGGGCCGCTTAAATGCCTGGGGCGTACGGCTGGGAGCGTTAATACCCAATGCCACCATCGCCCGGTTGTTTGCCAGCCGAAAACGAAAACAAATGAACAGGTAA
- a CDS encoding helix-turn-helix domain-containing protein: protein MTKHRLTLTATERTELLAKVQKGKTAAKLIQKAQVLLASDEAVERQSQTTIAATYHLSTRSVERIRKEFCEQGMAVFDPKPRQPRSDKKLTGEVEAHLIAIACSEPPVGESRWKLQAIADRLVELQVVETLSHTSVATVLKKTNLSPGGSRDG from the coding sequence ATGACTAAGCATCGACTGACTCTAACGGCCACCGAACGTACAGAATTACTGGCTAAAGTCCAAAAAGGCAAAACAGCCGCTAAACTCATCCAAAAAGCACAGGTGCTTTTGGCCAGTGACGAGGCTGTCGAACGCCAGAGCCAAACTACGATTGCCGCCACCTATCATCTCTCCACACGCAGTGTTGAGCGGATTCGCAAAGAATTTTGTGAGCAGGGCATGGCGGTCTTTGATCCAAAGCCCCGCCAGCCCCGTTCCGACAAAAAGCTGACGGGGGAAGTGGAAGCTCACTTGATTGCCATTGCCTGTAGCGAACCACCAGTCGGTGAAAGCCGCTGGAAATTACAGGCTATTGCGGATCGACTGGTCGAACTCCAAGTAGTTGAAACGCTTTCTCACACGAGTGTGGCAACGGTGTTAAAAAAAACCAACTTAAGCCCTGGCGGGTCAAGGGATGGGTGA
- a CDS encoding alpha/beta hydrolase produces the protein MNTTSAIWLTTTVLLTDPSGQAQPQASQGCQPVASPQTVRMERVTFPSSTETLVGDLYLPTKPGPYPVLIITGAWRTVKEQMPAGYARQMAARGYAALVFDFRSWGQSTGRPRSMEDPMAKAQDIVAAARYLVLSKD, from the coding sequence ATGAACACAACATCAGCGATCTGGCTTACTACGACCGTTTTGCTCACTGACCCCAGTGGTCAAGCCCAGCCTCAAGCTAGTCAGGGCTGTCAACCGGTAGCCAGTCCGCAAACGGTTCGTATGGAACGGGTTACCTTTCCTTCCTCGACCGAAACACTGGTCGGCGATCTCTATCTACCCACAAAACCCGGACCCTATCCGGTGCTGATAATTACGGGAGCCTGGCGAACGGTGAAAGAACAGATGCCAGCTGGCTATGCCCGTCAAATGGCCGCTCGGGGGTACGCAGCCTTGGTATTCGATTTTCGCAGTTGGGGCCAAAGCACCGGGCGACCCCGATCGATGGAAGATCCAATGGCCAAAGCGCAGGATATCGTAGCGGCAGCCAGGTATCTAGTGTTGTCTAAAGATTAA